The following coding sequences lie in one Cohaesibacter intestini genomic window:
- a CDS encoding EAL domain-containing protein, producing the protein MRWAKLDFELTESALVGDLEEATEKMLALKEIGIRWSLDDFGTGYSSLSFLKHLPLDQLKIDQSFVRDMQTDERSSAILDTIIHLGQTLKLDIIAEGVEEESQLLILQQAGCVHFQGYLFSRPVPIEVLDDLIASSFPHNGKNEISHAGLLQERIPIPLEFSRATA; encoded by the coding sequence GATGGGCTAAACTGGACTTTGAACTCACCGAGAGCGCCTTGGTGGGAGATCTTGAAGAAGCAACAGAAAAAATGCTTGCTCTGAAAGAGATCGGCATTCGTTGGTCTTTGGATGACTTCGGCACTGGTTATTCTTCGCTAAGCTTCCTCAAGCACCTTCCGTTGGACCAGTTGAAGATTGACCAATCGTTTGTGCGAGATATGCAAACTGACGAGAGAAGCTCAGCTATCCTCGATACAATCATTCACCTGGGCCAAACACTCAAATTGGATATTATTGCGGAGGGCGTTGAAGAAGAGAGCCAGCTTCTCATTCTGCAGCAAGCTGGATGCGTCCATTTTCAAGGATATCTATTCAGTCGTCCTGTTCCAATTGAGGTTCTAGACGATCTGATTGCAAGTTCCTTCCCTCATAATGGTAAGAACGAAATTTCCCATGCAGGCTTGCTTCAAGAACGTATTCCTATACCACTAGAGTTTTCACGCGCGACCGCTTGA